A genomic window from Candidatus Kouleothrix ribensis includes:
- a CDS encoding fructosamine kinase family protein — translation MNNDLIAHALQQAGDDTLICERAPVGGGSISQALRLRTRRGEYLLKIGGRGLPGFFAAEARGLRLLGATGAVRVPAVLAYADAGTESYEPSPRSDSTAGSEPGFIVLEWLAAPPHIDSGRAGELLGVALAMLHRASAQAYGLDHDNYIGATPQPNAQATSWLAFFGEQRLRVQAELARRNGRLPATRAARVERLIGRLGEWIDDAQVRPALLHGDLWDGNVLVGPGGQPALIDPAAYYGDREADLAFTRLFGGFAPTFYQAYAEAWPLPAGWQDRTHLYNLYHLFNHLNLFGESYGAEIDATLHRYVG, via the coding sequence ATGAACAATGATCTGATCGCGCATGCGCTCCAGCAGGCCGGCGACGACACACTCATTTGCGAGCGCGCGCCGGTTGGGGGCGGCAGCATCAGCCAGGCGCTGCGGCTGCGCACCAGGCGGGGCGAGTATCTGCTGAAAATCGGCGGGCGCGGGCTGCCGGGCTTCTTCGCGGCCGAGGCGCGCGGCCTGCGGCTGCTGGGCGCCACCGGCGCAGTGCGCGTGCCCGCGGTGCTGGCCTATGCGGATGCCGGCACCGAGAGCTACGAACCATCCCCGCGATCTGACAGCACGGCCGGCTCTGAGCCGGGGTTCATCGTGCTCGAGTGGCTGGCGGCCCCGCCGCACATCGATAGCGGCCGGGCCGGCGAGCTGCTAGGCGTGGCGCTGGCCATGCTACACCGTGCCAGCGCCCAGGCCTACGGGCTCGACCACGACAACTACATCGGCGCGACGCCCCAGCCGAACGCGCAGGCGACCAGCTGGCTGGCGTTTTTCGGTGAGCAGCGGCTGCGCGTTCAGGCCGAGCTGGCGCGCCGTAACGGGCGGCTACCAGCCACGCGCGCGGCCAGGGTCGAGCGGCTGATCGGCCGGCTTGGCGAGTGGATCGACGACGCGCAGGTGCGGCCGGCGCTGCTGCACGGCGACCTGTGGGACGGCAACGTGCTGGTTGGGCCGGGTGGGCAGCCCGCGCTGATCGACCCGGCGGCCTACTATGGCGACCGCGAGGCCGATCTGGCATTTACGCGCCTGTTCGGCGGCTTCGCGCCAACATTCTACCAGGCCTATGCCGAGGCCTGGCCGCTGCCGGCCGGCTGGCAGGATCGCACCCACCTCTACAACCTGTACCACCTGTTTAATCACCTGAACCTGTTCGGCGAAAGCTATGGCGCCGAGATCGACGCGACGCTGCACCGCTACGTGGGCTAG
- a CDS encoding low molecular weight phosphotyrosine protein phosphatase codes for MPTQPIRVLFVCTGNICRSPMAEAVFRHQVAQAGLSDRIMADSAGTGAWHVGEAPHHGTRRVLRAHGIVYSHAARQVEPGDFTRFNYVIALDRSHLAELEYLAGHARATLKLLMDYAPGTGIRDVPDPYYTGGFDEVYALVELACRSLLDEIIAHERLQPDPAGD; via the coding sequence ATGCCAACCCAGCCCATTCGCGTGCTGTTTGTCTGCACCGGCAATATCTGCCGCTCGCCGATGGCCGAGGCGGTGTTTCGCCACCAGGTGGCGCAGGCCGGCCTGAGTGATCGCATCATGGCCGACTCGGCCGGCACCGGCGCGTGGCATGTTGGCGAGGCGCCGCACCATGGCACGCGCCGGGTGCTGCGCGCGCACGGCATCGTGTATAGCCACGCGGCGCGCCAGGTCGAGCCTGGCGACTTCACGCGCTTCAACTATGTGATCGCGCTCGACCGCAGCCACCTGGCGGAGCTCGAGTACCTGGCCGGGCATGCGCGCGCCACGCTCAAGCTGCTGATGGACTACGCGCCCGGCACGGGCATACGCGACGTGCCCGACCCCTACTACACCGGTGGTTTCGACGAAGTGTACGCGCTGGTCGAGCTGGCCTGCCGCAGCCTGTTGGATGAGATCATCGCCCACGAGCGGCTACAGCCTGATCCGGCCGGCGACTAA
- a CDS encoding winged helix-turn-helix transcriptional regulator: MDRSKDPSAPPEILDPAAVERVRQHPLDDTMAVRLAETFKALADPTRVRILHALSHAELCVGDLATMLEMTESAVSHQLRLLRSLRVVRARRDGKQVYYALDDEHVTRLFQLSLEHLGHE, translated from the coding sequence ATGGATCGCTCGAAAGACCCTAGCGCGCCACCCGAGATCCTCGACCCCGCTGCGGTTGAGCGCGTACGCCAGCACCCGCTCGACGATACGATGGCGGTGCGGCTGGCCGAGACGTTCAAGGCGCTGGCCGACCCAACCCGCGTGCGGATCTTGCATGCGCTCTCGCACGCCGAGCTGTGCGTAGGCGACCTGGCGACCATGCTGGAGATGACCGAGTCGGCTGTGTCGCACCAGCTGCGCCTGCTGCGTAGCCTGCGGGTGGTACGCGCCCGCCGCGACGGTAAGCAAGTGTACTATGCGCTCGACGACGAGCACGTGACGCGGCTGTTTCAGCTGAGCCTCGAGCACCTCGGGCACGAATAG
- the sucD gene encoding succinate--CoA ligase subunit alpha, translating to MSILVDKNTRLLVHGITGNEGTFHTRAMLAYGTNVVAGMTPGRGGQMAVDGKVPVFNTVKEAVRATGANTSIIYVPAQLNATDSICEAAAGGVELIVCISEGVPANDMVSAYAVVQEYGARLIGPNCPGLLTPGQAKVGIIPGNIAIPGPVGVVSKSGTLTYEAVDALTRLGLGQTTIVGIGGDPIIGTSFVDVLELFEADPETKAIVLIGEIGGRAEVDAAEYIKAHVTKPVVSFIAGQTAPPGKRMGHAGAIISGGEGTAQEKIAALEAVGVKVARLPTDIAQLVKEILG from the coding sequence ATGAGCATTCTGGTCGACAAAAACACTCGGCTGCTGGTACATGGCATCACCGGCAACGAGGGCACATTTCACACGCGCGCGATGCTGGCCTATGGCACCAACGTGGTCGCCGGCATGACGCCGGGGCGCGGCGGGCAGATGGCAGTCGACGGCAAGGTGCCGGTGTTCAACACCGTTAAAGAGGCGGTGCGTGCCACCGGCGCGAACACCTCGATCATCTATGTGCCGGCGCAGCTGAATGCCACCGACTCGATCTGCGAGGCGGCTGCAGGCGGCGTTGAGCTGATCGTCTGTATCAGCGAGGGCGTACCGGCGAACGATATGGTCAGCGCCTACGCGGTGGTGCAGGAGTACGGCGCCCGGCTGATCGGCCCGAACTGCCCAGGGTTGCTGACGCCCGGCCAGGCTAAAGTCGGCATCATCCCCGGCAATATCGCCATCCCCGGCCCGGTGGGCGTTGTGTCGAAGAGCGGCACACTGACCTACGAGGCGGTTGATGCGCTGACGCGGCTGGGCCTGGGGCAGACGACCATCGTCGGCATTGGCGGCGACCCGATCATCGGCACGTCGTTTGTCGATGTGCTCGAGCTGTTCGAGGCCGACCCCGAGACCAAGGCGATCGTGCTGATCGGCGAGATCGGCGGCCGCGCCGAGGTTGATGCAGCTGAATATATCAAAGCACATGTGACCAAGCCGGTGGTCAGCTTCATCGCCGGGCAGACGGCCCCGCCCGGCAAGCGCATGGGCCACGCCGGCGCGATCATCTCGGGCGGCGAGGGCACCGCGCAGGAAAAGATCGCGGCGCTCGAGGCGGTGGGTGTGAAGGTTGCGCGCCTGCCTACCGACATAGCCCAGCTGGTGAAAGAGATTCTGGGGTAG
- a CDS encoding YggS family pyridoxal phosphate-dependent enzyme, producing the protein MNTIAARVSAVQARVDAAARRAGRDLADVQLVGVSKTQPPEAVAAALAAGLRDFGENRVHEAEAKLAALAAERTHMRWHLIGHLQSNKARRAAALFDLIHSVDSLHLARVLARHVAERGQTPAPHALPVLLQVNVSGEASKEGFDLAGWEARPAALAAFAAEVEQILGLPHLAVQGLMTIAPWGSDPEQARPTFRAARRLRDWLAQRFPAVAWGTLSMGMTDDFEVAIEEGATLVRVGRAIFGERPALI; encoded by the coding sequence ATGAATACGATCGCGGCGCGAGTCTCCGCTGTGCAAGCGCGTGTCGACGCCGCAGCCCGGCGAGCCGGCCGCGACCTGGCCGACGTGCAGCTGGTGGGTGTCTCGAAGACGCAGCCACCCGAGGCGGTGGCGGCGGCGCTGGCGGCCGGCCTGCGCGACTTTGGTGAGAACCGCGTACACGAGGCCGAGGCAAAGCTTGCGGCGCTGGCGGCCGAGCGTACACACATGCGCTGGCACCTGATTGGCCACCTGCAGAGCAACAAAGCCAGGCGCGCCGCCGCACTGTTCGACCTGATACACTCGGTCGATAGCCTGCACCTGGCACGGGTGCTCGCGCGGCACGTGGCCGAGCGCGGGCAGACACCAGCGCCTCACGCGCTACCGGTGCTACTCCAGGTTAATGTGTCGGGCGAGGCCAGCAAAGAGGGCTTCGATCTGGCCGGCTGGGAGGCGCGCCCTGCGGCGCTCGCGGCGTTCGCGGCCGAGGTTGAGCAGATCCTGGGGCTGCCGCACCTGGCAGTGCAGGGGCTCATGACGATTGCGCCCTGGGGCAGCGACCCCGAGCAGGCCCGGCCGACCTTTCGCGCGGCACGGCGGCTGCGCGATTGGCTGGCGCAGCGCTTTCCGGCCGTAGCGTGGGGCACGCTCTCGATGGGTATGACCGACGACTTTGAGGTGGCGATCGAGGAAGGCGCGACGCTCGTGCGGGTTGGTCGGGCGATCTTTGGTGAGCGGCCGGCCCTGATCTAG
- a CDS encoding CpsD/CapB family tyrosine-protein kinase, with amino-acid sequence MSANGTTPATLIALRDPRSPAAEAYRTLRTNIQFSSLDKPLRTLLATSSAPDEGKSTTIANLAITMAQSEQRVILVDCDLRRPTLHTLFGLPNDSGLTSLILAQEDADLPLCDVGVPGLSLLTSGPLPPRPADILGSRRMESVIARLRAEADVVLFDTPPVGAVTDAAVLATRVDGVLLVFQAGKTSRERGRQARQILEKVKANIIGVVLNNAAVERGYGYYG; translated from the coding sequence ATGTCAGCAAACGGCACAACCCCAGCCACACTAATCGCGCTGCGCGACCCACGCTCGCCGGCAGCCGAGGCCTACCGCACACTGCGCACCAACATCCAGTTCTCGAGCCTCGACAAGCCGTTGCGCACGCTGCTGGCCACCAGTAGCGCCCCCGACGAAGGCAAGTCGACGACGATCGCGAACCTGGCGATCACCATGGCTCAGTCCGAACAGCGGGTCATCTTGGTCGATTGCGATCTGCGCCGGCCGACGCTGCACACGCTCTTCGGCCTGCCCAACGACAGCGGGCTGACCAGCCTGATCCTGGCGCAGGAGGATGCCGATCTGCCGTTGTGCGATGTGGGTGTGCCGGGGCTGAGCCTGCTCACCAGCGGCCCGCTGCCGCCACGCCCGGCCGACATCCTCGGCTCGCGGCGGATGGAGTCTGTGATCGCGCGGCTGCGCGCCGAGGCCGATGTCGTGCTGTTCGACACCCCGCCGGTTGGCGCTGTCACCGACGCGGCCGTGCTGGCCACCAGGGTCGATGGCGTGCTGCTGGTGTTTCAGGCCGGCAAGACCAGCCGCGAGCGCGGGCGCCAGGCGCGCCAGATTCTCGAGAAAGTCAAGGCCAACATCATCGGCGTGGTGCTGAACAACGCGGCGGTAGAGCGGGGCTACGGCTACTATGGGTAG
- a CDS encoding lipopolysaccharide biosynthesis protein, translating into MRLTDYTNVLRRRWWIVVLTAFVAAASAYAFTRFQERLYRSEATYLVLANQLDNGLSIVLENSMNSYKELALAPRELDQVSQQLGLDRSAEWLLNKHVAIQPLPDQRKMIVQVTYPDPEVAPKLANAIGQNMVGLVASLNASLEGSSRINLRELQPADRVNLYWPQTRVIVAAGGVLGLVLGLLLAFVIEALDNTLKTAADIERFVGLTTLGAIPTVE; encoded by the coding sequence ATGCGACTGACTGACTATACCAATGTCTTGCGGCGACGCTGGTGGATCGTGGTGCTGACCGCCTTCGTCGCGGCGGCGAGCGCCTACGCCTTCACGCGCTTCCAAGAGCGGCTGTACCGCTCGGAGGCGACCTACCTGGTGCTGGCCAACCAGCTCGATAACGGGCTCTCGATCGTGCTGGAAAACAGCATGAACAGCTATAAGGAGCTGGCGCTGGCCCCGCGCGAGCTCGACCAGGTCAGCCAGCAGCTTGGCCTCGACCGTAGCGCCGAGTGGTTGCTGAACAAGCACGTCGCCATCCAGCCGCTGCCCGACCAGCGCAAGATGATTGTGCAGGTGACCTACCCCGACCCCGAGGTGGCGCCGAAGCTGGCCAACGCGATCGGGCAGAATATGGTCGGCCTGGTGGCCTCGCTGAATGCCTCGCTCGAGGGCAGCAGCCGGATCAATTTGCGCGAGCTGCAGCCGGCCGACCGGGTCAACCTGTACTGGCCGCAGACGCGCGTGATCGTCGCGGCCGGCGGCGTGCTTGGCCTGGTGCTGGGCTTGCTGCTGGCGTTCGTGATCGAGGCGCTCGACAATACGCTCAAGACGGCAGCCGACATCGAGCGCTTCGTCGGGCTGACGACCCTTGGCGCGATCCCGACTGTAGAATAA
- a CDS encoding glycosyltransferase, translated as MRVAFIHDYLNQYGGAERVLEVLHSLYPAAPVFTSVYDPAAMPDLYRSWDIRTSWMQRLPGWRRHFQKYFLLYPSAFESFDLSGYDLVISSSSAYAKGIIPAPHARHICYCHTPMRFAWRTGDYVQREGFGWLQRAVLPIALSYVRLWDVSTTPRVDRFIANSSAVAARIARYYGRPATVIAPPVDLPPFRPWVPGDFYLAGGRLIPYKRLDLVVRAFSKLGLPLKVFGDGRARARLQQLAGPNVEFLGQISDAQRRTLFAGCRAFIFPGEEDFGITPLEAMSAGRPVIAYGAGGALETVVEGVTGRFFYEQSAAALAAAVAAARHDRYDPLTIRRHAEGYSREVFLARMREVIDDTLGC; from the coding sequence ATGCGTGTCGCGTTCATCCACGATTATCTGAATCAGTATGGTGGTGCCGAGCGCGTGCTCGAGGTATTACACTCGCTCTACCCGGCCGCGCCAGTGTTTACTTCGGTGTACGATCCGGCCGCGATGCCCGATCTCTACCGCAGCTGGGATATTCGTACTTCGTGGATGCAGCGGCTGCCGGGCTGGCGGCGCCACTTTCAGAAGTACTTCCTGCTGTACCCCAGCGCGTTCGAGAGCTTCGACCTGAGCGGCTACGATCTGGTTATCAGCAGTAGTAGCGCGTACGCCAAGGGTATCATCCCGGCGCCGCACGCGCGCCACATCTGCTACTGCCACACGCCCATGCGCTTCGCCTGGCGCACCGGCGATTACGTTCAGCGCGAGGGCTTCGGCTGGCTTCAGCGCGCCGTGTTGCCCATCGCCCTCTCGTATGTTAGACTGTGGGATGTCAGCACTACCCCGCGCGTCGATCGCTTCATTGCCAACTCGAGTGCGGTGGCGGCGCGGATCGCGCGCTACTACGGCCGGCCCGCCACGGTGATCGCACCGCCGGTCGATCTGCCGCCGTTTCGGCCCTGGGTGCCGGGCGATTTCTACCTGGCCGGCGGCCGGCTGATCCCGTACAAGCGGCTCGATCTGGTGGTGCGCGCGTTTTCTAAGCTGGGCCTGCCGCTCAAGGTGTTTGGCGACGGCCGGGCGCGCGCCCGGCTGCAGCAGCTGGCCGGGCCGAATGTCGAGTTCCTGGGCCAGATCAGCGATGCGCAGCGGCGTACGCTGTTCGCCGGCTGCCGGGCATTCATCTTCCCTGGCGAAGAAGATTTCGGCATCACGCCGCTCGAGGCGATGTCGGCCGGGCGCCCGGTGATTGCCTATGGCGCCGGCGGCGCGCTCGAGACGGTGGTTGAGGGTGTGACCGGGCGCTTTTTCTACGAGCAGAGCGCGGCGGCACTGGCAGCTGCGGTTGCGGCCGCTCGCCACGACCGCTACGACCCGCTGACGATCCGCCGGCACGCCGAGGGCTATAGCCGCGAGGTGTTTCTGGCGCGCATGCGCGAGGTGATCGACGATACGCTCGGATGCTGA
- a CDS encoding DinB family protein, with protein MTSDQAELRRLYTSASLGHTAYRTWAAQARHERRFNIARLFEALAAAKLARAESVFQQLGEAGSTSGNIDRALAGLEPEAIATGPITGTNPLARDMLLRAQLALKENRDLRANEIGDIYVCTKCGALREGQITSACPTCGTVPEAHKPFRAIEAMGTLGPHAIMAFLEHSEEALRKLFDSIDEEILATQPGQGQPSLKELTGHLVDIDGVFRERAWLLLETDRPELPPAHPPRLDAAAAYRSQPMAAILASFHATRRQTINLLRGLTSAAWHRHGHHELYGEIDLLHQGNWVVAHERAHLIEMIQVRHDLLVLSQAAKVSPDLGEVVVTNVSEGE; from the coding sequence ATGACATCCGATCAAGCGGAACTACGCCGGCTCTACACCAGCGCCAGCCTCGGCCACACTGCCTACCGCACCTGGGCCGCCCAGGCGCGGCACGAACGGCGCTTCAATATCGCGCGGCTGTTCGAGGCGTTGGCCGCTGCCAAGCTGGCACGGGCCGAGAGCGTGTTTCAGCAGCTCGGCGAGGCCGGCTCGACTAGCGGCAACATCGACCGGGCGCTGGCTGGGCTCGAGCCCGAGGCCATCGCCACCGGGCCAATCACCGGCACGAACCCGCTGGCCCGCGACATGCTGCTGCGCGCGCAGCTGGCCTTGAAGGAGAACCGCGACCTGCGCGCCAATGAGATCGGCGATATCTACGTCTGCACAAAATGCGGCGCGCTGCGCGAGGGCCAGATCACCAGCGCCTGCCCAACCTGCGGCACAGTTCCCGAGGCACACAAGCCCTTTCGCGCGATCGAGGCCATGGGCACGCTCGGGCCACATGCGATCATGGCATTTCTCGAGCATAGCGAAGAGGCGCTGCGCAAGCTGTTCGACAGTATCGACGAAGAGATTCTGGCGACCCAGCCGGGCCAGGGCCAGCCTTCGCTCAAAGAGCTGACCGGCCACCTGGTCGATATCGACGGGGTGTTTCGCGAGCGCGCGTGGCTGCTGCTCGAGACCGACCGGCCCGAGCTGCCGCCGGCGCACCCGCCGCGCCTCGATGCCGCCGCCGCCTATCGCAGCCAGCCGATGGCCGCGATTCTGGCGTCGTTCCACGCCACCCGGCGCCAGACGATCAACCTGCTGCGCGGGCTGACCAGCGCGGCCTGGCACCGCCATGGTCACCACGAGCTGTATGGCGAGATCGATCTGCTGCACCAGGGTAACTGGGTGGTGGCGCACGAGCGCGCGCACCTGATCGAGATGATCCAGGTGCGCCATGATCTGCTGGTGCTGTCGCAGGCCGCCAAGGTATCGCCCGACCTGGGCGAGGTCGTGGTGACGAATGTAAGCGAGGGGGAGTAG
- the ftsZ gene encoding cell division protein FtsZ, which translates to MADFNNFNLGPEPQATIKVIGVGGGGSNAVDRMVSDGVQGVEFITVNTDAQALMHSQADVRIRIGDKLTKGLGSGGNPVIGQKAAEETNEEIYEALKGSDMVFITAGMGGGTGTGAAPVIAGIAQDLGILTVGVVTKPFTFEGNHRRKTAEQGIEQLKPMVDTTIIIPNDRLLQTASKNTSMLQAFRMADDVLRQGIQGISDVITQRGLINVDFADVKAIMAQAGSALMALGYGSGDTRMVDAVNEAIASPLLEVSIDGAKGVLFNVTGGDDLGILEIYEAADIVAKAVDPEANIKFGAVIDPNFPAGQVRITLIATGFDSTRPNVQRSRSFAGAAVPAPVSAQQVPVAAQPQPQRPAAQPQPPRATPSFSNSDDLDIPPFLRNRNRGR; encoded by the coding sequence ATGGCAGACTTCAACAACTTCAATCTGGGACCCGAGCCGCAGGCGACGATCAAGGTGATCGGGGTTGGCGGCGGCGGCTCGAATGCGGTCGATCGCATGGTCTCCGATGGCGTGCAGGGTGTCGAGTTCATCACCGTCAACACCGACGCGCAGGCGCTGATGCACTCGCAGGCCGACGTGCGCATCCGCATCGGCGATAAGCTGACCAAGGGCCTTGGCTCGGGCGGTAACCCGGTGATCGGCCAGAAGGCCGCTGAAGAGACCAACGAGGAGATCTACGAGGCGCTCAAAGGCTCCGATATGGTCTTCATTACCGCCGGCATGGGCGGCGGCACCGGCACCGGCGCCGCGCCGGTGATCGCCGGGATCGCGCAAGACCTTGGCATCCTGACCGTGGGCGTGGTGACCAAGCCATTCACCTTCGAGGGCAACCACCGCCGCAAAACCGCCGAGCAGGGCATCGAGCAGCTCAAGCCGATGGTCGATACCACGATCATTATTCCCAACGACCGGCTGCTGCAGACTGCCAGCAAGAACACGTCGATGCTGCAGGCCTTCCGCATGGCCGACGACGTGCTGCGCCAGGGCATCCAGGGCATCTCGGATGTGATCACCCAGCGCGGCCTGATCAACGTCGACTTCGCCGACGTGAAGGCGATCATGGCCCAGGCCGGCTCGGCGCTGATGGCGCTGGGCTACGGCAGCGGCGACACGCGCATGGTCGATGCGGTAAACGAGGCGATTGCCTCGCCGCTGCTCGAGGTCTCGATCGATGGCGCCAAGGGTGTGCTGTTCAATGTCACCGGCGGCGATGATCTGGGCATCCTCGAGATCTATGAGGCCGCCGACATTGTGGCCAAGGCAGTCGACCCCGAGGCAAACATTAAGTTTGGTGCGGTGATCGACCCGAACTTCCCGGCCGGCCAGGTGCGCATCACGCTGATCGCGACTGGCTTCGACTCGACCCGCCCGAATGTGCAGCGCTCGCGCTCGTTTGCCGGCGCAGCCGTGCCGGCGCCGGTGAGCGCCCAGCAGGTGCCGGTGGCGGCTCAGCCGCAGCCGCAGCGCCCGGCCGCCCAGCCGCAGCCGCCGCGCGCGACGCCTAGCTTTAGCAATAGCGACGACCTGGACATCCCGCCGTTCCTGCGTAATCGCAACCGCGGGCGCTAG
- the ftsA gene encoding cell division protein FtsA codes for MAQRTIVGIDVGTTKVCTIVAQVHDSGRMNVLGVGLTPSKGLDKGVVVNIDDAVNAITTSVEKAERLSGYRIGTAFVGVSGRHISSLNSRGVVAVSRADHEISRSDVARAVENAQTIAMPNQREIIHVIPRAYVVDGHEGIRDPIGMSGFRLEVETHIVTGEVMAIQNLIKSVQRAGIEIDDLVLQTLASGEAVLTPEDKDRGVVLVDIGGGTTDVAVFVDGGIWHTSVVPVGGNHFTNDIVVVLKTPHNTAEYLKLKYGAAIAEEPGETDLIEAEGFAPGERQQISRSLLNQVLQARAEEVIEQIYNEIRRSGYEGLLPAGVVLTGGAVQLPRLDELMRDMLGIPVRVGTPTDLGGLSDSIDTPPYATGVGLLRWGSRHGTAMLNSSGGSAERNSMGSAYERFKGWLKEFLP; via the coding sequence ATGGCACAACGCACCATCGTCGGCATCGATGTCGGCACCACCAAAGTATGCACGATCGTGGCGCAGGTACACGACAGCGGGCGCATGAATGTGCTCGGCGTTGGCCTGACACCCTCGAAAGGCCTCGACAAAGGCGTGGTTGTCAATATCGATGACGCAGTCAACGCAATCACCACCAGCGTCGAAAAGGCCGAGCGTCTATCGGGCTACCGCATTGGCACCGCGTTCGTCGGCGTCTCGGGCCGGCATATCTCGTCGCTCAACAGCCGCGGCGTGGTGGCGGTGTCGCGCGCCGACCACGAGATCAGCCGCAGCGACGTGGCCCGCGCAGTTGAGAATGCCCAGACGATCGCCATGCCCAACCAGCGCGAGATCATCCACGTCATCCCGCGCGCGTACGTGGTTGATGGTCACGAGGGCATCCGCGACCCGATCGGCATGTCGGGCTTCCGGCTCGAAGTCGAGACGCATATCGTCACCGGCGAGGTCATGGCCATCCAGAACCTGATCAAGAGCGTGCAGCGCGCCGGGATCGAGATCGACGACCTGGTGCTGCAGACGCTGGCTTCGGGCGAGGCGGTGCTGACGCCCGAGGATAAAGATCGCGGGGTGGTGCTGGTTGATATTGGCGGCGGCACTACCGACGTGGCGGTGTTCGTCGATGGCGGGATCTGGCACACCAGCGTCGTGCCGGTGGGCGGCAACCATTTCACCAACGACATCGTGGTGGTGCTGAAGACCCCGCATAACACCGCCGAATACCTCAAGCTCAAATATGGCGCGGCGATTGCCGAAGAGCCAGGCGAAACCGACCTGATCGAGGCCGAGGGCTTTGCGCCCGGCGAGCGGCAGCAGATCAGCCGCTCGCTATTGAACCAGGTGCTGCAAGCGCGTGCAGAGGAGGTGATTGAGCAAATCTACAACGAGATCCGGCGCAGCGGTTACGAGGGCCTGCTGCCGGCCGGCGTGGTGCTAACCGGCGGTGCCGTGCAACTACCACGGCTCGATGAGCTGATGCGCGATATGCTCGGCATCCCGGTGCGAGTCGGCACACCCACCGATCTAGGCGGGCTATCCGATTCGATCGACACCCCACCCTATGCTACCGGAGTTGGCCTGCTGCGCTGGGGATCGCGCCATGGGACGGCGATGCTCAATAGCTCTGGCGGCTCGGCCGAGCGCAACAGTATGGGATCAGCGTACGAACGCTTCAAAGGCTGGCTCAAAGAATTTCTTCCGTAG
- a CDS encoding FtsQ-type POTRA domain-containing protein, giving the protein MDRFDYNQPNTRERIAARRRARAGQPHSRRGSAVRAGPRRAMGAWVASGRLASLLLLIAALGALLYVATAPRFTVQAIVVEGAQALHPEAVATLSGARDQSIWLLDTAQIVARLKTSAYIEDARVSVLLPDQLTISVSERRPEVRWQSGATLYLLDAAGRVLDTDSSTPLTDTLVIEDGSNRPLQPNDTVDPDALALGRVLSLRLPAELGLRPMHIGWDLSRRIFVTTADNRQIIFGTSEQLDSKLAVLGTLLNDGTAFTLLDLRPSTPFYRNDAPPAPQPAEATPQP; this is encoded by the coding sequence ATGGATCGATTCGACTACAACCAACCGAACACCCGCGAGCGCATTGCCGCGCGCCGGCGCGCGCGCGCCGGGCAGCCGCACTCGCGCCGTGGGTCGGCGGTGCGCGCCGGGCCGCGCCGCGCTATGGGCGCCTGGGTAGCCAGCGGGCGGCTGGCCAGCCTGCTGCTGCTGATCGCCGCGCTCGGCGCGCTGCTGTACGTAGCCACGGCGCCGCGCTTCACCGTGCAGGCGATCGTGGTCGAGGGCGCACAGGCGCTGCATCCCGAGGCCGTCGCCACGCTGTCCGGCGCGCGCGACCAGTCGATCTGGCTGCTCGACACCGCCCAGATCGTCGCGCGGCTGAAGACCAGTGCGTATATCGAAGATGCGCGCGTGTCGGTGCTGCTGCCCGACCAGCTGACGATCAGCGTCAGCGAGCGGCGGCCCGAGGTGCGCTGGCAGTCGGGGGCCACGCTCTACTTGCTCGACGCAGCCGGCCGCGTGCTCGACACCGACAGCAGCACGCCGCTCACCGATACGCTGGTGATCGAGGACGGCAGCAACCGGCCGCTGCAGCCGAACGACACCGTCGACCCCGACGCGCTGGCGCTCGGGCGCGTGCTCAGCCTGCGGCTGCCGGCCGAGCTGGGGCTACGCCCCATGCATATCGGCTGGGATCTCAGCCGGCGGATCTTCGTCACGACCGCCGACAACCGCCAGATCATCTTTGGCACATCCGAGCAGCTCGATAGCAAGCTGGCGGTACTTGGCACGCTGCTCAACGATGGCACCGCCTTTACACTGCTGGATCTGCGGCCAAGCACGCCGTTTTATCGTAACGACGCCCCGCCGGCCCCGCAGCCGGCGGAAGCAACACCACAACCATAA